TTACTCAGCGATCCCGAAGACTTTTCGAAAAACTTGAGTTATATGAAGTCTGGAGTCAATGACCTAATTGACAGAAAAAACCTTCTTCGATTAACAGAAGTTTTAGAAAGGGAAAGGAGGGAACTTGTCTATAGAAAGGAAAAAAATACAACTGAAACCTTCTTATATGAATCTTTAAAAGAGATTCAACTCCAAAAATTTGCTTTAGACCAGGCCAATATTGTCTCAATTACAGATGCAAATGGAATCATTACTTACGTTAACGAGTCCTTTTCAAAAGCAACCGGATACACAGTTTCCGAATTGATCGGACAAAACCATAGAATTCTCAAATCCACAGACAAAACCAAAGACGATTGGACTAAAATTTGGGAAACGATCCAAAAAGGAAAAGTATGGCGGGGAGAAATACGCAATATTAAAAAAGACGGTAGTGACTACTGGGCAGACACAACCATAGTTCCATTTACAGGTCAAGACGGATCCATATTTCAATACATTGCCATCCATCACGATATCACAAACCGAAAACTCGCAGAACAACAATTAACCCATGATGCTTTTTATGATAATCTAACTGGACTACCAAATCGTGCTTTGTTTCTTGCAAGGATTGAACAAAAAATCTTCGCATATAATATGAAGAGCTCTGGGTATCCAATCTTATTTTGTATCAACATCGATAACTTCAAACGAATCAATCATTCGCTTGGAAATGATGCTGGAGATCAAATCCTCGTTATCTTTTCAGAAAGACTCAGACAATTTTCAGATTCCGATGCCATCATTACAAGGCTCGGTGCAGATAACTTTTCGATTCTACTCACTCATCTTCTTGCCATCGATGAAGGAGTGAATTATGCAATAAGACTTCTCGAACGTCTAGGAGATCCTATCCCTCTCGGTGGATACGAAATCTATCTGACTGCTTCCTGTGGGATCTCGGCATTTGGACTTGGTGGAAAAGATGCTGATGTACTTTTAAGGAATGCGGAAATTGCAATGTTTCATGCAAAATCTCAGAAGGTGGGAACTGTATCCGTTTTTAACCAAGCGATGCAGGAAAAAATTCATTTCCAATTAGAAATTCAAAATGATTTAAAAAAAGCATTAACTCATAACGAAATCTTTGTTTACTACCAACCAATCTTAGATCTTAAAGAAAATAAAATAGGTCACTGGGAAGCTCTGGTTCGTTGGCGCCATCCCCAAAGAGGAATGGTTTCACCTGCAGAATTCATTCCCCTTGCCGAAGACTCAGGTCTCATTGTTCCCATCACTCGTTTTGTATTAGAACAAGCTGCAAATGTCATTGAAGAAGTACAAATTAAACAAGGATTACCAATTTCCATTGCGGTTAACTTAAGTCCACAGGTGTTTTTTGATCAAAATATTTTCCATTGGATTGTAGACCTCCATAATAGAAGAGGGATTCCATACACGTCCCTACAAGTTGAAATTACAGAAAGTTTGGCGATGAAAAATCTCACAGAGACTGTTCCAATACTTTCCAATCTAATTGATATTGGAGTGAAAGTTGCTTTAGATGATTTTGGAACAGGATTTTCCTCTCTGTCATATTTAGAAAAGTTGCCCTTGTCGATTGTGAAAATTGATAAATCTTTCCTTAGTAATGTTGAGGAAGGTTCTAAAGAAAGTTTTTTATTAATTTCCATTATCAATATGGCACATGACCTTGGTTATTCGGTTGTGGCAGAAGGAGTTGAGGAATTAGAACAGTTGGAACTTCTTAAATCTTATGAATGCGACAAAATCCAAGGTTATTGGTTATCAAAACCGATTGGTAGCGAAGATGTAGTCCCTTTTATCCATCAATTTTATTCACAACAGGAAAAATAATGATTCGAAATTCAATTTTCTTTTTAGCACTTACAACCCTCATCCATTGCAGCACTTCTCCTACAGGAAGAAAACAAATCATACTTGTAAAAGATGCAGAAATGAACGAGATGGGAACCTCAGCATTTGCAGAGATGAAAACAAAAACACCAGTCGATACAAATGTAGTAGCAAATACTTATGTAAACTGCATTGTTTCGGCGGAGTTGGCTGTCACTTCCGATACCACTGGTGTAAATTCATGGGAGGTAGTTGTATTTAGAGACAACAATCCCAATGCATTTGCTCTTCCTGGTGGGAAAATAGGTGTATATACAGGTATGTTTTCAATAGCGAAAAACAAAGACCAATTAGCAGCCGTTATTGGACATGAAATTGGTCACGTGATTGCGCGCCATGGAAACGAACGCATATCTCAAAATCAATTGGCTGGTGGGTCTGTTAAAATTTTAGAAAGCCTTGGAAAACCTACCGTTGCAGGAGCTCTCGGAATGGGTGCGAAATTTGGAATCCTGTTACCTTTTTCTCGGGAACATGAATCGGAAGCTGATTTGATTGGTTTGGAACTTATGGCAAAGTCGGGATTTGATCCCAGACAGAGTGTAGAACTATGGAAAAATATGAGTGCTCTTGGTGGTAACAAACCAAACGAGTTATTATCAACTCATCCGTCTGATGCCACTAGAATGAAGAATTTAAATGCTGCTATGCCAAATGCGCTGGTTTTATGGGAAAGGGCAAAAGCAGAAGGGAAACATCCCAACTGCCAATTGTAAGGTGATATTTATTCGCAGAGAAGTTTTCTTCCTGCGATTTTACAATTCCTGGCTTTACCTTCATCAGTAAGTACACCGATACCTTCCTGACCATCAGAAGTAAAATCACCAGAAACAGATTTACCATCTTTGAAACTATAAGTTCCTTTTCCGTTGATTTGTCCGTTTTGAAATTCTCCAATATACTTGTCCCCGTTTTTGAAATTATATTCACCGGGGCCTTGTTTTTTATCTTCTATATATGTACCACTAAACTTCTCACCATCAGAGTAGAGAAAACTTCCAGGACCTTCCCGTAAGTCGTTTTTGAAAGACCCTGTGTAGACATCTCCATTATCATACACATATTTACCGATTCCATTAACACAGTTTCCTTCGATACAACCAAACTTCTTTCCACCTTTTTCTGGATCTTCTAAATTGGCAGCTCGTGAGTTTGTTTTCGAATCTTGGTTGGATGGATCAGAAACATCTTTTGTATCTTGTGAAGCACAAGCCATAAATAGCGGCAAAAGTAAAACTCCACAAACCAAACTGCGAATGAATAATTTCATACGTCCCCCAAATCTGAACCCATCCTAGAGGGTGATTTGTTAGAAATCAATTCAAAAAGTATCTTTGGATGTCCTGAAACCGGTCGTTTTCCGAATCAGCTTTTGTACCTTCCATTTGATTGTTTGCAATTTCTGGATGAACTACTTCCACTAAATCGGAAAGATTGGGTAAATCGACTAGGAATCGGCTGATAGTTGTTAATCGGTTTTTATCAGTGAATACAGGTGATGTTAAAAACAAACCTTGTTTTGCCCGAGTGATAGCTACATAAAACAATCGTCTTTCTTCCTCCAAATCTTGGACAGTTTTGATCCTAGAACTTGGTAAACTTCCTTCCACCAAATGCATGGTAAATACATACTTCCATTCTAATCCCTTTGCTGAATGAATTGTGGACAGTGTCAGAAATTCATCTTCCTCTGTATCCAAAGAGTTTGTATCTTTTTTTTCCGTAGGATCTAGAGTTAAATTTGCAAGGTATTCAGAAAGGTTCTCAGTCGATTTGGCTAAAATTTTCAATGAATCCAAATCCTGTTTCCGTCTCTCAAAATCATCATATTCCTGTTCTAAAATTGGTAAGTAGTGTGAAAGAACGGTTTCCACTACCGCCTGACTATTTCTTAAACTTACAATATTTTCTTGTAAAATTTGGATTAATCTTTGAAAGGATGACTTAACTGCTTCAGGAATACCCAAATAAAATGTAGGGGAACTTTCCAACATATCATATTGGAAATGGTTCAGTTCTAGATTTTTATAAAGAACTTGCGCATATTTTTTTCCAATGTTTTTTTCCAAAAGTAAAACCCGGTTCCAAGAAAGGATATCTTTGGGATTGTCGATAATGCGAAGGTAAGCAAGAAGATCCTTCACATGTGCTAAATCCAAAAAACGTTTTCCCCCATATTTACGGAACGGGATTTGTTTCGCACTCAGTTTGACTTCCAGAAGGTTTGAAATATAACCAGCTCGGAATAGGACTGCCATTTCCGACAAAGGGATGTTATCTTCATACAATTCCAATATTTTATCCGCAATCCAGGTAGCTTCCTCTTCAGCAGATTCAAACTTAGTATGTATTGGTTTGTTTAAAGAACCTTGCGTATGTGATATTAATATTTTTTTATAGTTTTCTTTACTTTCGTTCAAAACGGCATTTGCTAAATCCAAAATGGATTGTGTGCTTCGATAGTTTTCTGTTAGATGGATTGTTTTTGTATTAGGGAAAATTTTTGGGAAATCCAACATATTGTGTACGTTGGCCCCGCGAAAACCGTAAATACACTGAGCATCATCACCAACGACAATTATATTTTGATGTTTACTTGCCAGTAAACAAGCAATATGTGCTTGAATCCGATTAGTGTCTTGGTATTCATCGACTAAAATATATTTATATTGTAACCCAATCCTTTCGCGGATCGATTCTTCTTCCATTAAGATCTTTCTTGTGAAATCTAGTAAATCGTCAAAATCCAGGGAATTGTGTTTTAGCTTTAATTCTGCAAATTTAGATTTGATTTCTTGAATTTCTTTTGTGAGACCAAGAAACATTGGGTAGTCCTTTTGCAGAACTTTTTCCAAAGAAATCTGAAGATTGAAACAACTTGAGAATATCTCCGCAAGAGTTTCCTTTTTCGGAAACCGGACTTTGGACTCCTTGGAAACGAATTGGTCTCTCGCCATACCCACAAGGCTTGTGGCATCATCTTCATCCAAAATCGTAAAATTGGAATTGAGGGAAACAGCCAACGAATGCTTACGTAAAAAATGGTGACAAAACGAGTGAAAGGTTCCGCCTTGTACGGATAACATTCGAGAGTCTAGTTTTTTCGTTGCACGGTTCAACATCTCTTTGGCTGCCCTTCTCGTGAAGGTTAAAAGGAGTAGGGAACTCGGCTCTAGTCCACTCTGAACGAGAGCTGCCAATTTATTGACAAGAGTGTTCGTTTTCCCAGTACCTGCACCCGCAACGACTAGGACAGGGCCAGGAGGTGATAAAATGACTGATTTTTGGGCTTCGTTTAAATCCTCATTCACAATACAGAGATTTGTTGTACGGATTCTGTTGACAAACTCTAATTATTGTATTTGATAGATGAAACCGGTTTTAAAGAATATGACAGCAGTTGTGGGAACAGATAAAGAAACAGACGTTAAGAGGATCCTTGTCGTTGAAGACGAAAGAATCATTGCAATCAATATATGTTCTACCTTGAAACAATATGGATACAACGCAAGTTATGTTTCCGATGCAAACGATGCCATTGAACATATTGAAAACGAACACTTTGACTTAGTGTTAATGGATATTATGCTTAATGGTCCAATGGATGGAATTGAAATCGCAAGTATCATAAAAAAAACAAAAGAAATCCCCGTTATCTATCTAACTGCTTATTCGGACGAAGCTACCATCAACCGAGCCAAGGCCACGGAACCCTTTGGTTACTTAATCAAACCATTTAACAGTCGTGATTTGTATATTTCTGTCGAAATGGCAATTTATAAATCCCAAGTGCAAAAGCATATTCGTAATGTAGAAAGTAGGCTTGCTGAAAATCAGAAATGGGAAACGATAGCACTGGTCGCCTCTGGGATTTCCCATGAAATCAATAATCCACTCACATCCATTTTAAATTTGGCGGACCTAATTTCGTTAGAAGCAAAAAAATTAAGTAATCCCTCTTTGGGTGAAAAAGCATCCAAAATCGCAGAAGAATCGGAACGAATTGCAAAAATCATCAAAAACTTAGTTTCCTATTCACAATCCACTTCTTCTCAATGGAACTATTCCAACTTGGGTAGTATTCTAAGTGACACTCGTTCCTTCCTACACCAGTATTTTTTAAAAGAAGGAATCCAATGTGAAATTGAAGTAGGCGATGTACCACTTGCTTATTGCCAACCTCAAAAAATCAAACAAGTTCTCCTCAACCTCATCCAAGATGCAAGGGTCCGAGTCAATACGAGAAAAGATACTATCGGTAGAAAAATTACAATCATCCTAAAACAAGCAGAAGCTGACGGAACAAGTCACATTCTCATTCAAATTAAGGACAATGGAGCAGAGGATTTAATGAAAGGAATTTCTCAAATGAATTCCTTAGAAGTTACAAAAAGTATAGTTACCGAACACAAGGGAAAAATGTATAGGGATGAAGAATCCTCTTCCTGGTTTTTTACCCTACCGATCATAAAACCACTATAACAATTGTTAGCGCTTCCCTAACACCAAAGATTTGGATATCGGGGGAGTTTCTTCTAACAGTTTAAAAAATAAATCTATGCGATTGGAATGTAACATCCAATTATCTTCCAAAAAAAGGCCACTTAAGAAAAAATTGAAGTCTTTGTAATATAAGAACGAGGTTTGTGGGTTTTTTGTGAAATCTAAAAGGATAGCCAGGGCTAACCGGTTGGCACTTTCATCCGGTCCGAAACCTTCCATGGGAATTTGGATTGATGGTTCTGGAACCGTAAAACAATGTTCCGTACTTCCCTCTCGAACTTTGAGATTGTACCGCAAAGTACCAGGAATACGCTCTCCAGAGTAGGTTTTTGCCATTCAAAACTCCCGGATGCCCAAGGAATGAGCCATTTGATTATGTCCATTACATGAATAGTTTCGCAACCTCTTTTTCCGATAAAATACAGGATTCCTGTTCGAAATTCTGCCTGGTTTTCCATTGATTTTTTCGACCGGTGTAAAACTGTCGTTCTATACTTTCAAAGCCCGCTGTGCAAAAATCCATTCGTTTTCTCATATTATTTTATGGTTTTCTCTTCGGAATGGAAATTCTGGCGCAGGATATCAACGGACTAAAACTCACTTTTCCCGACCAATCTAGTCCAACAAAAAACGCTCAAGAAGAAGAAAGAAAACAAACTACTGCCCAAGTGCAACGTGGACTTGTCAGAAAATCAGTGGATTCCATGTCTGATAGAGAAGTAGAGGACAATCTTCGGAATTTGGGACTCAATCCATCGGGAACCATTTATACAAAAAGAGAAAGACTACGCGAGGCACTCGTTCCCGAAGAAGAACAGGCGTTAACTCCTGAAGCATTACTAAGTTCACAAACAAAAAAAGGCCCACCAATTCAAATCCAAAATGCTGCGGAAGGGCAACTTTTGAATATTGATAAAACGAAGGGTGGGGTCCTTGTCCTTCGCGGTAAAGTTCGACTCAAAATTAGATCGGGCGAACTAGTTGCTGACTCAGTCTCCATCGATGCGAATCGACAAGAGGTCTATGCAGAAGGTGGCGTGGAATACAAAGACGGTACTGCCAAAGTAAATGGCGACCGGATGATCTACGATTTAAAAATAAACCAAGGTGTTGTGTATAATTCCAAACTTAGTATGTATCCATCATACTTCATTGGACAAAAGATAAAACGTTTAGATGAAAAAAGATACCTTTTGGAGATGGGATACTTTACTGCCTGTAATGCGGAACTTCCTCATGAATCTTTTCAAGCTAGAAAAATCATTATCCATGATGATAAGTCCGTTGTAGCCTACCGAGTTTCCTATAAAGTAGGGGGAACTCCATTATTTTGGCTTCCCGTTTTATACAATTCTGAGTCAGGAAACGGAGTCACAACACAAGTTGGTAAAAACAATACACAAGGTTGGTTTTGGCAAAACTCTTACCAATGGTCCGATTCTTATCCGAATAGTCTTCTACTCGCCAATGGTTATAAATTTCGTTTTGATATGTATGAAAAAACGGGACAAGCCGCACAGTTGGAGATGTGGAAAGTATCACCAATTTTAAATTACAATATCAATCTTGGATACGCTAATTATAAGAATAATACAATAACACCTGTGTATGAAGATCGGTTCCGTAATGGTGGTATTGGAAACGTTGCTGTTACGAATAACGTGGATCGCGGAGAGATGTTCCCGAATACAGGATTACCTTACCGCAATACGGGCGTTAACTATGATCCTTGGTGGAAAACGGACCTTCGATTGAATGCAAAATTCAATGATTTTTCGCGTGACTACACTAGAAACGTTCAAATCCAATACGAAAATTATAGCAATCGCCAATTTGACTATGAATTTGGGAACAGATACCAACCATCAAATTCACTTCAATCATTATACTCTTATAGAGATGTTCGTTTTGGTCTTATCCGAAACTTATTAAATTGGAACTTAAACTATACTGAGAACCGAGGAGACTTGAGTGTCGGAATTGCAATGAGCCGAACTCTTGTTTACCAAATCCAAGCCAATCAATACTTTGCAGCACAAGATACGTTACCAGCAGTTACAATTAGAAATTCTAGTAACATTGGTTTGGTTCCTGGTACTAATAGTCCTATTTATTGGGATTTATTTTTTCAAACCAATATCAATCGAATCTACGGCGCTCCCCAACAGAGAACCAATCCAACAACAGGTGTTGTGGATCCAAGAAGTCAGTACCAAGACTTTGTTTTACGATCGCAAACCAACGTAATCGGTGAAACAGGATTTCGATCTCCAATAACCATGGGTGCTTATATGTCCTTTACACCCTCTGTTTATATGGGTGCTACGAAACAAACGGTGGAATATCCTGGATCTGGAAATGATTTAAACAGTCCAGACAGAGACGTAAACAAAGCATACTCCACACTATTAAAACAACAATCCTATCAGTATGTAAGGCAATCACATACAGTTCGAATGGGAATTCCTGAAATCTTTCTATCTACTACTTACCGACGTTTAGACGCAGATAAGGCAGAGGCAAAAGACCCCATCCTTGGAAATTTACGTCAGAATGAGGCTGAGTTAGCATTAGAAAGTTATGCGCTCAATGATTGGGACATCTCGGTAAGAACCATTAGAGATTTACGCCAATTTTCATCCTCTTACAATCCGGGGCTTACCAATATGCAACGATGGTATTATACTGTTGTGAGAGTGGGCGGATTTTTTGACTTTGTAGACGGTTTTACAACACGTAGACCAAGTCTTTTGGAAAGAAAACGAAACTTCTATTCTGGTGTATTTATTAACAATGATTATGTGCACCATACCCCTCAAAATAGATCCTTATCAAATAACCTTACCCTTTCTTATAAAATGGGAGGTTTTTCTTGGCCAATTATCCGTGCTTTTCGAAGTTTAGAAGTAGGGTCTACCTGGTATCATGTGTATAAAGATAGTTATTTGGATAGTTACAGATTTTTCTTTAGAACTGATGTCAAAGTCACAAGATATTCCGGTGTTGAATTAGAACTTGATTCACGAGTCACAGAACCTTGGCGTCTTACAGCTCTTGCACAAGGTCAGTTTTATGCAATGAATACTAGTCCGGAAATGTATACATCCCAAACAGGAACTAATTACGATCAAACTACAATTTGGGAAGATTTAGCTGCAGGAACAGGTGCCCAAGGCCAAACAGAAAGACAAAAAACTGTCTTTAATATCAACAGGTTTATGATGACCTTAAAACTCGACCTACACAACTGGGAATATCGTTTGGGTTATAGTATGAATTTACGGGCGCTACCAGGAGGTCTAACAATGAACAACCAATTGACTTTTTACGATCAGTCTGTATACTTTTCTGTTAACTTAACCAATTTTAGTTTTGGCGATTCTGCGTCTGCTCAGGCGACAAGAGTTCGGTTGTATAGGTTCCGCAAACGTCCACTTGATGGAACATCCACAGACTTAACGGATTAATAGAGTTACAAATGTTAAAAGAAAGAAGCCAATCCTTCAAACTCCTATTCCTTGTAACAGACTTCTTCATAGCACTGACAAGCTTTGTATGCGCTTATACAATCCGATATTATTTATCACCCGATTCGAGTTTTCAAATCCAAACCATTGATCCTATAAATTATTTGATTTTGGGCGTTGTACTTGGTTTCTCTCAGGTTTTATCATTCCTCTCCATCGATTTATACCACCCGCGAAGAGGTTTATCTTTTTCTGATGAACTATTTGCAATCATTACGGGAGTGGTTTTAAACTTACTCGTTGTACTTTCTCTTTTGTTTTTCTTTCGAGGTGAAAGTTTTTCGAGGTTAGTCATCGGTTACTTTGCTATTTGCACAGTCATCCTTACTTCATTTTCCCACTATATTTTGCGATCCTTTATGCAATATTTGCGCAGTCGAGGATTCAATCTAAAGTCTGTTCTTATCATTGGAACAGGAAAGTCTGCGATTAATTTTTCTGAAACTATCAAAAAACATTCCATTTATGGTTATACAGTAAAGGGTTTTGTAGCTGGAAAAAAAAATCTTTCCCCCAAGAAAATCCAAACCGTTACAACAACTGGAAAATTAGAGCCTTACGTTGAAGAAAACAATATCGATTTAATCGTCTATGCATTATCGCATGAAGAAGGTGATTCTCTCAAAGAGATTATTGATATTGCAGACTTTCATGGTATTGATTTAAAAGTCATTCCAAGTTACGAAGAAATCGTTACTGCCAAAGGAAGAGTGGAAGTATTGGACGGGATTCCCATTATCTCGATTCGTAATATTCCTTTGCGATTGGGATACAACTTAGTATTAAAAAGAACTTTTGATATTTTCTTTTCCCTATTTTTTATCTTATTATTCAGCCCATTCTATCTGATCATTGCTTTACTTGTGAAGTTAACGAGTAAAGGTCCCATTTTTTACAAACAAGAAAGAGTTGGTCTCGATAATAAGGTTTTCGGAATGCTCAAGTTTCGATCCATGGTAGTGCAAGCAAAAGAAAAATCGGATACACTCTGGACTGTAAAAGATGACCCTCGTGTCACAGTAGTGGGTGCTGTTTTACGTAAATTATCATTAGATGAAACTCCCCAATTTTTTAATGTATTACTGGGCGATATGTCTGTTGTGGGACCGAGACCAGAACGTCCTTTTTATGTAGAAAAATTTAGAAACGAACACCAACAGTATATGAGACGGCATGCAGCAAAAGCTGGGATCACAGGTTGGGCACAAGTGCAAGGATTCCGAGGAGATACTTCGATCGAAAAACGAATTGAAGCTGATATTTTTTACATTGAAAACTGGTCTCTACTTCTCGATATCAAGATCATTTTACTCACCCCCCTTAAGACAATTATAGATAGGAATGCATACTGAGGAAACATTATGGATGAAAAAGAATTAAAAAACATTGCCCACTTGGCAAAACTTAACATAGATGATACGGAAGTTTCTTCTATGTTAAATGACTTTTCTCGGATTGTACAATACGTAGATGAAATTAAAAATCTAGACACAACTAGTGTAGGTAATGATGAAATCTATGAACAAATCTTCTATGAATTGAGAAAGGACTTTGCGGAGAACAGTTTAAAGCGAGACGATCTCGCAAAAATTGCTCCTTCCTATGAAAATGGATACGTTGTGGTTCCCAAGGTAATTGAAACATGAAAGACTTAATTTTTCTCACATATTCTGAAATTAAAACGAAACTAAATGATGGTTCCTTAAAATCAGCAGACTTAGTTTCTGCTTATATCAAAAGGATTGAAGGAACTGATTCCAAGGTAAAAGCTTTTCTTGAATTCAACAAAGAGCGAATTTTAAAACAAGCTGAAGAAAGTGACAATAGGAGAAAATCCGGAAAATTACTTTCTGAATTTGATGGAATCCCCATCGGAATCAAAGACAACATCTGTATCACTGGGGAGATCACATCTTGTTCATCTAAGATTCTCGAAAACTTTCGTTCTCCCTATGATGCATCCGTCATTCAAAGGCTAAAAGACAAAGGATTTGTATTATTCCCAAGACTCAATATGGATGAGTTTGCCATGGGATCCTCGACAGAAAATAGTGCCTACCAAACAACTAGAAATCCTTTTGATACAAGTCGTATTCCTGGAGGATCTAGCGGTGGTTCGGCGGCGGCTGTCGCAGCCTCGATGTTACCTGTTTCACTTGGATCCGATACAGGTGGATCTATCAGGCAACCTGCAGCACTTTGTGGGATTTGGGGACTTAAACCTACCTACGGTCGTGTGTCCAGGTATGGACTTATAGCTTATGCTTCCAGCCTTGACCAAATTGGTCCCTTTTCCAATGACTTACAAGGGATCTCGGATCTTATGGAAATTATCTCAGGTCTCGATCACAAAGACCAAACAACGGCAAAGGTAAATCCATTCGAAGCAAGTTCTGTTTCCTCTGTGGATTGGAAAGGCAAACGAATTGGGGTGATGAAATCAGAAGAATTTAACTTTTCACCTGATGTAAACAAACGTTACACGGAAATTCTAAAAACGCTAGAATCCAAAGGAGCTACTCTTGTTCCCCTCGATTTTTCTTTGTTAAAGTATGCTATTCCAGTTTATTATTTGATTGCCACTGCAGAATGTTCCTCCAACTTAAGCCGCTTTGATGGAATCCGCTACGGATTACGTAAGGAAGGTGCTGGAAAATTAGAAGATTTATACTCTGAATCTAGAACTGCAGGTTTTGGACCAGAAGTCAAACGCCGTA
Above is a window of Leptospira wolbachii serovar Codice str. CDC DNA encoding:
- a CDS encoding EAL domain-containing protein; its protein translation is MGIPISVLILENDSNSVFDLVREMKANGLSPLYRVVETFPSWEATVHEEDWDAIICSTREPFHSEIPIYLQYLNDKKIDIPVILLSDPEDFSKNLSYMKSGVNDLIDRKNLLRLTEVLERERRELVYRKEKNTTETFLYESLKEIQLQKFALDQANIVSITDANGIITYVNESFSKATGYTVSELIGQNHRILKSTDKTKDDWTKIWETIQKGKVWRGEIRNIKKDGSDYWADTTIVPFTGQDGSIFQYIAIHHDITNRKLAEQQLTHDAFYDNLTGLPNRALFLARIEQKIFAYNMKSSGYPILFCINIDNFKRINHSLGNDAGDQILVIFSERLRQFSDSDAIITRLGADNFSILLTHLLAIDEGVNYAIRLLERLGDPIPLGGYEIYLTASCGISAFGLGGKDADVLLRNAEIAMFHAKSQKVGTVSVFNQAMQEKIHFQLEIQNDLKKALTHNEIFVYYQPILDLKENKIGHWEALVRWRHPQRGMVSPAEFIPLAEDSGLIVPITRFVLEQAANVIEEVQIKQGLPISIAVNLSPQVFFDQNIFHWIVDLHNRRGIPYTSLQVEITESLAMKNLTETVPILSNLIDIGVKVALDDFGTGFSSLSYLEKLPLSIVKIDKSFLSNVEEGSKESFLLISIINMAHDLGYSVVAEGVEELEQLELLKSYECDKIQGYWLSKPIGSEDVVPFIHQFYSQQEK
- a CDS encoding M48 family metallopeptidase, yielding MIRNSIFFLALTTLIHCSTSPTGRKQIILVKDAEMNEMGTSAFAEMKTKTPVDTNVVANTYVNCIVSAELAVTSDTTGVNSWEVVVFRDNNPNAFALPGGKIGVYTGMFSIAKNKDQLAAVIGHEIGHVIARHGNERISQNQLAGGSVKILESLGKPTVAGALGMGAKFGILLPFSREHESEADLIGLELMAKSGFDPRQSVELWKNMSALGGNKPNELLSTHPSDATRMKNLNAAMPNALVLWERAKAEGKHPNCQL
- a CDS encoding MORN repeat-containing protein: MKLFIRSLVCGVLLLPLFMACASQDTKDVSDPSNQDSKTNSRAANLEDPEKGGKKFGCIEGNCVNGIGKYVYDNGDVYTGSFKNDLREGPGSFLYSDGEKFSGTYIEDKKQGPGEYNFKNGDKYIGEFQNGQINGKGTYSFKDGKSVSGDFTSDGQEGIGVLTDEGKARNCKIAGRKLLCE
- a CDS encoding ATP-dependent helicase encodes the protein MNEDLNEAQKSVILSPPGPVLVVAGAGTGKTNTLVNKLAALVQSGLEPSSLLLLTFTRRAAKEMLNRATKKLDSRMLSVQGGTFHSFCHHFLRKHSLAVSLNSNFTILDEDDATSLVGMARDQFVSKESKVRFPKKETLAEIFSSCFNLQISLEKVLQKDYPMFLGLTKEIQEIKSKFAELKLKHNSLDFDDLLDFTRKILMEEESIRERIGLQYKYILVDEYQDTNRIQAHIACLLASKHQNIIVVGDDAQCIYGFRGANVHNMLDFPKIFPNTKTIHLTENYRSTQSILDLANAVLNESKENYKKILISHTQGSLNKPIHTKFESAEEEATWIADKILELYEDNIPLSEMAVLFRAGYISNLLEVKLSAKQIPFRKYGGKRFLDLAHVKDLLAYLRIIDNPKDILSWNRVLLLEKNIGKKYAQVLYKNLELNHFQYDMLESSPTFYLGIPEAVKSSFQRLIQILQENIVSLRNSQAVVETVLSHYLPILEQEYDDFERRKQDLDSLKILAKSTENLSEYLANLTLDPTEKKDTNSLDTEEDEFLTLSTIHSAKGLEWKYVFTMHLVEGSLPSSRIKTVQDLEEERRLFYVAITRAKQGLFLTSPVFTDKNRLTTISRFLVDLPNLSDLVEVVHPEIANNQMEGTKADSENDRFQDIQRYFLN
- a CDS encoding response regulator produces the protein MTAVVGTDKETDVKRILVVEDERIIAINICSTLKQYGYNASYVSDANDAIEHIENEHFDLVLMDIMLNGPMDGIEIASIIKKTKEIPVIYLTAYSDEATINRAKATEPFGYLIKPFNSRDLYISVEMAIYKSQVQKHIRNVESRLAENQKWETIALVASGISHEINNPLTSILNLADLISLEAKKLSNPSLGEKASKIAEESERIAKIIKNLVSYSQSTSSQWNYSNLGSILSDTRSFLHQYFLKEGIQCEIEVGDVPLAYCQPQKIKQVLLNLIQDARVRVNTRKDTIGRKITIILKQAEADGTSHILIQIKDNGAEDLMKGISQMNSLEVTKSIVTEHKGKMYRDEESSSWFFTLPIIKPL
- a CDS encoding LPS-assembly protein LptD; amino-acid sequence: MEILAQDINGLKLTFPDQSSPTKNAQEEERKQTTAQVQRGLVRKSVDSMSDREVEDNLRNLGLNPSGTIYTKRERLREALVPEEEQALTPEALLSSQTKKGPPIQIQNAAEGQLLNIDKTKGGVLVLRGKVRLKIRSGELVADSVSIDANRQEVYAEGGVEYKDGTAKVNGDRMIYDLKINQGVVYNSKLSMYPSYFIGQKIKRLDEKRYLLEMGYFTACNAELPHESFQARKIIIHDDKSVVAYRVSYKVGGTPLFWLPVLYNSESGNGVTTQVGKNNTQGWFWQNSYQWSDSYPNSLLLANGYKFRFDMYEKTGQAAQLEMWKVSPILNYNINLGYANYKNNTITPVYEDRFRNGGIGNVAVTNNVDRGEMFPNTGLPYRNTGVNYDPWWKTDLRLNAKFNDFSRDYTRNVQIQYENYSNRQFDYEFGNRYQPSNSLQSLYSYRDVRFGLIRNLLNWNLNYTENRGDLSVGIAMSRTLVYQIQANQYFAAQDTLPAVTIRNSSNIGLVPGTNSPIYWDLFFQTNINRIYGAPQQRTNPTTGVVDPRSQYQDFVLRSQTNVIGETGFRSPITMGAYMSFTPSVYMGATKQTVEYPGSGNDLNSPDRDVNKAYSTLLKQQSYQYVRQSHTVRMGIPEIFLSTTYRRLDADKAEAKDPILGNLRQNEAELALESYALNDWDISVRTIRDLRQFSSSYNPGLTNMQRWYYTVVRVGGFFDFVDGFTTRRPSLLERKRNFYSGVFINNDYVHHTPQNRSLSNNLTLSYKMGGFSWPIIRAFRSLEVGSTWYHVYKDSYLDSYRFFFRTDVKVTRYSGVELELDSRVTEPWRLTALAQGQFYAMNTSPEMYTSQTGTNYDQTTIWEDLAAGTGAQGQTERQKTVFNINRFMMTLKLDLHNWEYRLGYSMNLRALPGGLTMNNQLTFYDQSVYFSVNLTNFSFGDSASAQATRVRLYRFRKRPLDGTSTDLTD